TGTTTTAGGTCCATTTCCAAAATAAAACCTCCCCTCGAACGAGGttgatatttttataaattaaatattatatcaAGCTTCTTGACATCTTCGCAACTAATTATTATACTTTTTCACATTTCAAAACCTCACTTTTTACCCCCCATTTACAACCCGAGATAATTTATTATACTCTAGGGTGTTCAGTAAGCTTACTTTATAAGCACTAGCACTTTTCAGCTTATAAGAGTCCTAATCTAGACAAGACTTTTTATTACTTTATCTAGATATTTTGGTAATCAACAAAGAACCATTTCTAAAATAAAACCCCTAACGCCCACTCAATTCCATGTAAATTACatttaagtttatattttctgTAAAATCTTTAAGGGCATTTCAATGATTTTAACAGAAAAAATGCTTATTATCAATTTCAGCCCTGCTAATCAACCACGTAACTGCTTATTCTTAAAATCAACTTCAGTATTTGATGTTTGTCAGCTACTTTTAATCAACAAAACCAAAAGGACTCTAGATCTAATAGTTAGTCATAGTATTTGACAGCGATCTCCGGGTCAACTTGCAAACTTCGACTATGTCACTAAAAACCTGCTATTTCTACTAGCACAAGTAACGAGTAACTCTATCTGCCAAGACAAGCAGATGAGGAAAAACATCTATCGTTTTCGTCCCGCTCTCCTTCGGTTTTTACCTGCTTCATTGACTGCCAGGTCATCTTCTTAGGTGTCAAAAAAGGTCGTACAACTGTTATGGGACAAGGAATTACTTCTCAGCAGCTGTGCAAAGAACTCCTTTGACATGAAATCAGAGGGGATCTATCAGGCGCAGAGCACAACTAGTTAGTAACAACATCATGCTCTAAACgattaaaaagaaaaccaaGGAGGGAAAGGGGAATTCTTCTTAACCAGCATTAAAAGAAGTTCAAATCCATTCAACGAGTCAGTTAGTATGCATTAAAACTGCCTATAGTATGTTGAAAAGAACTCAACAAAGCAATTTCAGTCCTCTATAAAAAATGATGCTGAATGCCATTACAAATTTGAGTTCAACAGGAATAATTGACTTGAATGTTTGAATTACCTCAGCAAATGATGTGCCAGAAATGGCTGCTGCatcattttcaaaattagaTAAACTAGTATAAGTTAGTCAATCACAGATGGCAAGCTTCCCTGTCCATTCATCTGCTACACCATAATCAATACTGATCTCCTTTAGAGGGGGGATATTCTCCATTGCAAAGACCATCAAGTGGGGGAAAGATACATGGTTGTGATCATAAAGCACTGGTTGCACCATAACATTGGGGCTTGAACTGTGACTCATATAACATGCTACATTCCTCATTCTAGAAACATCCATCGCAAAATCCAGAGGAGGAATGGAGGGGTATGCTGGCCGCACATAGTTAGGATATATTTGCGACAAATCTCCCCATTCTGCCCATCTCTCAGGAAAGCGATTTGGATAGACTAAACTATCACCATTCATTGTAAAAATTTGGGCTTGCTCTCGTGTGAGTACAACCCCAGTAAATTCACAGATAAACGACCCAGCTTGGATCAAGTCCAGTGACCGAACTCCCCAACCAGTCTCTCTAGACCGAAACACTTCAAATCTGTTCCTCAAACCTTTCTGACTCACTCGATTCCGACAAGTCGGAGGACATCGACAATGTGGTCCACATTCGAAAACTAACGGTTTGCCTCTCAACAATATCCCATTATAGTCATAGGCAAATTGGCCACCATTTCTCAAAGCACAAAAACAATTATCTCCACACCCATCAACACACTCACAGCCATTACCACTGCCCACATTCTGATAGACATATGGAGGATAAACAGTCTTCACcagataatcaaaataaatcGGATCGTGATTATCATCGATATCGTTGAAAAGAAAAACTGGCacgttttcttttttccttgatATATCGAGACTAACATAACCAGTAGGCCTTGCCACCAAAGGTCTAATCCTAAGATTCTGTGCAAAACGAAGAATGGCACTTCCCATCTCTTCCTGATTCTCTATCCTAACAAGCTTGTATTTATACACTCCGAATCCAGACCTTCCAATATCAAACCAGCATTCAACAATTCGATACAACCCATCATACACATACACTTTACCACTAGCACTTCCACTTCCTTCATATTTAAATCCACGAATTACCCTTACCTCAATTCCGTAATGCATACTTCTCTCCAACGCCAAATTCCCACATTCGAGCTTCTGATGCACACATTGCCTCGAGTACTTATCCTGTCCACCGTGCCCCGTATAAATAATCACATCTCCACCATCTTGATCATCCTCATATCCACCCGAAACAATCACACTCGTAGCAATCGGCTCCCTATTCGAACTCTGACTAGCAGGTACATAATCAATACCAGCTTGAGCCTGCCCGTGTAATCCAACAACACAAAGCTCCATTCTAAAAAAGAACACATCCCCAATAAGCACACCAGGAATCGCCCCAACAATCCGCTTATCGCGATTCATCCACAACCCATGTTCTCTCAATATCTGACAAGCTTTCAAATCACCTCTAGTCCTCCTATGAGGACCCAAATGCTGACTATTATCATCCTCCGCCATCGATAGAATACGCAAAGAATCATACAGCATTCTTGTTTTCCTAACAGCATCTCGAAAATAACGTTGATCTTCAGGTTTAAGATCTGTCACTCTAACCAACTCAGATGATCTTTGTGGATACTTCTTTCTAGGAACCACAATCTCTGAAACCTGGTAACAAGAATCAGGTTAACAAGATAATAATGCAGAAACGAAAAACACTGAAATTTAAAGATACGCGAAATTCGAGAATAAAATCACACCtgattatcattgttattaacAGGAACAATGGCACGTGAATCAGGGTCTTCAACAACCTCGGTATTTTCAACAACCTCAATATCTCCGAAACGTTGCATTCTTTTA
This portion of the Lycium ferocissimum isolate CSIRO_LF1 chromosome 1, AGI_CSIRO_Lferr_CH_V1, whole genome shotgun sequence genome encodes:
- the LOC132041191 gene encoding histone-lysine N-methyltransferase family member SUVH9-like; translated protein: MGSLVPFQDLNLQPESTNFTSSTTPNPRIIPKIEPKLEPLDEHTQADLQTTPFFSNPSPNFNNNSNNSSSSSPFTRNNNNTQQQLPEIPPGLTEENNVYSEYNRISELFKEAFAKRMQRFGDIEVVENTEVVEDPDSRAIVPVNNNDNQVSEIVVPRKKYPQRSSELVRVTDLKPEDQRYFRDAVRKTRMLYDSLRILSMAEDDNSQHLGPHRRTRGDLKACQILREHGLWMNRDKRIVGAIPGVLIGDVFFFRMELCVVGLHGQAQAGIDYVPASQSSNREPIATSVIVSGGYEDDQDGGDVIIYTGHGGQDKYSRQCVHQKLECGNLALERSMHYGIEVRVIRGFKYEGSGSASGKVYVYDGLYRIVECWFDIGRSGFGVYKYKLVRIENQEEMGSAILRFAQNLRIRPLVARPTGYVSLDISRKKENVPVFLFNDIDDNHDPIYFDYLVKTVYPPYVYQNVGSGNGCECVDGCGDNCFCALRNGGQFAYDYNGILLRGKPLVFECGPHCRCPPTCRNRVSQKGLRNRFEVFRSRETGWGVRSLDLIQAGSFICEFTGVVLTREQAQIFTMNGDSLVYPNRFPERWAEWGDLSQIYPNYVRPAYPSIPPLDFAMDVSRMRNVACYMSHSSSPNVMVQPVLYDHNHVSFPHLMVFAMENIPPLKEISIDYGVADEWTGKLAICD